The following are from one region of the Phormidium sp. PBR-2020 genome:
- the rnc gene encoding ribonuclease III codes for MVALHPRRQDALHQFILKLGLEPDSHLNWDLLDIALTHPTISSTRNYERLEFIGDAAIRLASAEFLWESYPEAKVGDYAAIRSVLVSDRTLADIAESYGFQRYLLVGGSASGDKAGYRSRLADALEAVAAALYLSSHDTTLVRPWLDKPFRPLAEEVRQDPARQNYKAALQEWTQGHYRQLPDYRVVEQVTREHNSDRRFAAEVWLNDRCLGQGTGRSIKAAEQAAAREAFVALSQAENPQQSPVSQA; via the coding sequence ATGGTCGCCCTGCATCCCCGTCGTCAAGACGCTCTACATCAATTTATCCTCAAGTTGGGGTTAGAACCCGACTCCCACCTAAATTGGGATCTCTTGGATATCGCGTTAACCCATCCGACGATTTCCTCCACTCGCAACTATGAGCGTTTGGAGTTCATCGGCGATGCAGCGATTCGGCTGGCCTCAGCCGAGTTTCTCTGGGAGAGTTACCCCGAGGCCAAGGTAGGAGACTATGCGGCGATTCGTTCGGTGCTGGTGAGCGATCGCACTCTGGCGGATATTGCCGAGTCCTATGGCTTTCAACGTTACTTGTTAGTGGGAGGAAGTGCCAGTGGGGATAAAGCCGGCTATCGCTCCCGGTTAGCGGATGCCTTAGAGGCGGTGGCGGCGGCCCTGTATCTGAGTAGCCATGATACGACCTTGGTGCGCCCTTGGCTGGATAAACCCTTTCGTCCCCTGGCGGAGGAGGTGCGTCAAGATCCGGCTCGCCAAAACTATAAGGCGGCTCTGCAAGAATGGACTCAAGGTCACTATCGGCAACTTCCGGACTATCGTGTGGTGGAACAGGTCACCCGAGAACATAATAGCGATCGCCGCTTCGCCGCTGAGGTTTGGCTCAATGACCGCTGTCTAGGCCAGGGAACGGGGCGATCAATTAAGGCGGCGGAACAGGCGGCGGCCCGAGAGGCTTTTGTGGCCTTATCTCAGGCTGAAAATCCCCAACAATCCCCCGTCTCCCAAGCGTAA
- a CDS encoding Gfo/Idh/MocA family oxidoreductase, whose translation MTGIIIIGAGRWGNHLIRNILEHPKGDLLAVVDRDRHRLEAVNQRFNLEAAGVRLSEDWHDTQDLPAQGIIVATPATDHERTIREALERGYHVLAEKPLTLESKTAIALWELAQKQQRLLNIDHTYLFNPHVERGAEVLRQGRLGELRYGYAARTHLSPVRYDVDALWDLAIHDIAIFNHWLGEFPVQVQGTGKIWLQFQGDGASRHLFPEGLADLAWARLVYPSGVETTIHLCWANPDKQRRLAVVGSQGTLVFDELAATPLTLIQGQLTQDETGIWQPSAVTPEAIEVAPGEPLRRVCDRFLEGIETGQSCDRSSGWVGAQLVRVLEGLSQSCREGGQPINLS comes from the coding sequence ATGACAGGCATTATTATTATTGGCGCGGGTCGTTGGGGCAATCACCTGATTCGCAACATCTTAGAGCATCCGAAAGGGGACTTGCTGGCGGTGGTCGATCGCGATCGCCACCGCTTAGAGGCGGTCAATCAACGCTTTAACCTCGAAGCTGCTGGGGTGAGGTTGAGTGAGGATTGGCACGATACCCAGGACTTACCCGCTCAGGGAATCATTGTGGCCACCCCCGCCACAGACCATGAACGCACCATCCGTGAGGCTCTCGAACGAGGCTATCATGTCTTGGCAGAGAAGCCTCTAACCTTGGAGTCGAAAACGGCGATCGCCCTCTGGGAGTTGGCCCAAAAGCAGCAACGACTGCTCAATATTGACCATACCTATCTCTTCAATCCCCATGTGGAACGAGGGGCCGAGGTCTTGCGTCAGGGTCGCCTGGGGGAACTTCGCTATGGCTATGCCGCCCGTACCCATCTAAGTCCTGTTCGCTATGATGTTGATGCGCTTTGGGATTTAGCCATCCACGATATTGCCATTTTTAATCACTGGTTGGGAGAGTTTCCGGTTCAAGTCCAGGGAACGGGCAAAATTTGGCTGCAATTCCAAGGAGATGGGGCCTCACGGCATCTATTCCCCGAGGGGTTGGCGGATTTGGCCTGGGCGCGGTTAGTCTATCCCAGTGGGGTGGAGACCACCATTCATCTATGTTGGGCGAACCCCGATAAACAACGACGTTTAGCGGTGGTGGGGAGTCAGGGAACTCTGGTGTTTGATGAATTGGCGGCGACTCCCTTAACCCTGATTCAGGGGCAATTGACCCAGGATGAGACAGGAATCTGGCAGCCCAGTGCCGTCACTCCAGAAGCCATTGAAGTGGCCCCTGGAGAACCCCTGCGACGGGTCTGCGATCGCTTCCTGGAGGGGATTGAAACTGGCCAAAGCTGCGATCGCTCCTCTGGGTGGGTGGGGGCGCAGTTGGTGCGGGTGTTGGAGGGACTGTCTCAGTCCTGTCGGGAGGGGGGTCAGCCAATAAATCTGTCTTAA
- a CDS encoding aminotransferase class V-fold PLP-dependent enzyme → MSQQQRQQFRALDNKTYLNYGGQGPLSQSAMDAIHHAYEWVQQIGPFSAQANAWAQDCAKGTREAIAQELGVTADTIALTEDVTVGCNIALWGMDWQQGDRLLMTDCEHPGVIGTVKELQYRFGIEVDICPVQATLNTNKAVEVIAAALTPNTRLVVLSHILWNTGQVLPLKEIVEACRRVKTRFGEPIRVLADAAQSVGMLPLELAASGVDYYAFTGHKWLCGPAGVGGFYCHPEAMASLRPTFIGWRGITMDGSGHPTGWKPDAQRYEIATSAYPLYVGLREAIALHQSWGTAAERYQQICRNSERLWQGLGEIPQVTCLRTTPPEAGLVSFELESGRHKDLVQFLQEQGVMVRTILDPSCVRACVHYFTDDGEIEDVLKQIRRFLVL, encoded by the coding sequence GTGTCTCAACAACAACGACAACAGTTTCGGGCCCTGGACAATAAAACCTATCTCAATTATGGCGGTCAGGGGCCTCTATCTCAGTCAGCGATGGATGCTATCCATCACGCCTATGAGTGGGTGCAACAGATTGGTCCCTTTTCCGCTCAAGCCAATGCTTGGGCCCAGGATTGCGCTAAGGGGACAAGGGAGGCGATCGCCCAGGAGTTGGGGGTGACAGCGGACACCATTGCGCTGACGGAGGATGTCACCGTCGGCTGTAACATTGCTCTGTGGGGGATGGATTGGCAGCAGGGCGATCGCCTTCTGATGACTGACTGTGAACATCCGGGGGTGATAGGGACGGTGAAGGAACTTCAATATCGCTTTGGTATTGAGGTCGATATCTGTCCGGTTCAAGCCACCCTCAACACGAACAAGGCGGTTGAGGTGATTGCGGCCGCCTTGACGCCAAATACCCGTTTAGTGGTGTTGAGTCATATCCTCTGGAATACAGGACAGGTATTACCCCTCAAGGAGATTGTGGAGGCTTGTCGCCGGGTGAAAACCCGGTTTGGGGAGCCGATTCGCGTCTTAGCTGATGCGGCTCAGTCCGTGGGCATGTTACCCCTGGAGTTAGCCGCCTCTGGGGTAGATTATTATGCCTTTACGGGTCATAAATGGCTTTGTGGGCCTGCTGGAGTGGGGGGATTTTACTGTCACCCCGAGGCCATGGCCAGTCTGCGCCCCACTTTTATCGGTTGGCGCGGCATTACCATGGATGGAAGCGGCCATCCCACCGGCTGGAAACCCGATGCGCAACGCTATGAGATCGCCACGTCTGCCTATCCGTTGTATGTGGGATTACGGGAGGCGATCGCCCTCCATCAGAGTTGGGGAACCGCAGCGGAACGTTATCAGCAGATTTGTCGTAATAGTGAACGACTCTGGCAGGGATTAGGGGAGATTCCCCAAGTGACCTGTTTACGGACTACTCCTCCTGAGGCGGGGTTAGTCTCGTTTGAGTTGGAGTCGGGGCGACACAAGGATCTAGTGCAGTTTTTGCAGGAACAAGGGGTGATGGTGCGGACGATTCTCGACCCCAGTTGTGTGCGGGCCTGTGTCCATTACTTCACCGATGACGGGGAAATTGAGGACGTCTTGAAGCAGATTCGTCGGTTTTTAGTTCTGTGA
- a CDS encoding aminotransferase class V-fold PLP-dependent enzyme, whose amino-acid sequence MQQRPIYLDAHATTPVDQRVLAAMLPYFTEYFGNPASINHQYGWEGEAAVKQARETLAAAINASPEEIIFTSGATEANNLALKGVAEAYFSKGRHLVTLVTEHNAILDPMDYLQSLGFEVTRLAVKSDGLVDLQELAAALREETILVSVMAANNEIGVLQPIAEIGQLCRDRGILFHTDAAQAIAKIPLDVQAQAIDLMSLTAHKVYGPKGIGALYVRRRNPRVRLAAQLHGGGHERGMRSGTLYPPQIVGFAKAVELGLAQMEEESRRLRELRSQLWERLSVLEGVHLNGHPTQRLPGNLNVSFEGVDGQALLLGLQPVMAVSSGSACTSVKIEPSHVLAALGREESLAYASVRFGIGRFNQLEEINRVADHVISTVEALRKVAAIARQ is encoded by the coding sequence GTGCAACAACGCCCGATTTATCTCGACGCTCACGCCACAACTCCCGTCGATCAGCGTGTGTTGGCGGCGATGCTGCCCTATTTTACTGAGTATTTTGGTAATCCTGCCAGTATCAATCATCAGTATGGCTGGGAGGGGGAAGCGGCGGTGAAACAGGCCCGGGAGACGCTGGCGGCGGCGATTAATGCCTCTCCTGAGGAGATTATTTTCACCAGTGGCGCGACGGAGGCTAATAATTTAGCCCTCAAGGGAGTGGCGGAGGCCTATTTCAGTAAAGGACGGCATCTGGTGACGCTGGTGACGGAACATAATGCCATTTTAGACCCGATGGATTATTTGCAGTCTTTGGGGTTTGAGGTGACGCGGCTGGCGGTGAAGTCGGATGGCTTGGTGGATTTGCAGGAGTTGGCGGCGGCGTTACGGGAGGAGACGATTTTAGTCTCGGTGATGGCGGCCAATAATGAGATTGGGGTGTTGCAGCCCATCGCGGAGATTGGACAACTTTGTCGCGATCGCGGCATTCTCTTTCATACGGATGCGGCCCAAGCGATCGCTAAAATCCCTTTGGATGTTCAGGCCCAAGCGATTGATTTAATGTCTCTGACGGCCCATAAGGTGTATGGCCCGAAGGGGATTGGGGCGTTATATGTGCGGCGACGCAATCCTCGGGTGCGGTTGGCGGCCCAGTTGCATGGGGGTGGCCATGAACGGGGGATGCGATCGGGGACGCTGTATCCGCCGCAGATTGTCGGGTTTGCTAAAGCGGTGGAGTTGGGATTGGCCCAGATGGAGGAGGAGTCGAGGCGGTTGCGGGAGTTGCGATCGCAGTTGTGGGAACGTCTCTCGGTGTTAGAGGGAGTCCATCTGAATGGCCATCCGACGCAACGACTTCCGGGGAATTTGAATGTAAGTTTTGAGGGGGTGGATGGCCAGGCGTTGCTGTTGGGATTGCAGCCAGTGATGGCGGTGTCGTCGGGTTCGGCTTGTACGTCGGTGAAGATTGAACCGTCTCATGTGTTGGCGGCGTTGGGCCGTGAGGAGTCGCTGGCCTATGCGTCGGTGCGATTTGGGATTGGCCGTTTTAATCAGTTAGAGGAGATTAACCGGGTGGCGGATCATGTGATTTCTACGGTTGAAGCCTTGCGGAAAGTGGCGGCGATCGCCCGTCAGTGA
- a CDS encoding tocopherol cyclase, with protein MVGSSVSSAPTPHSGYHWDGESRKFFEGWYYRVTLPEIGETFAFMYSIEDPLGGESNSGGGAQILGPRDEYLCRTFPDVNKFWAWKKGLGLGHWGQTSLTSPPKLIDRDTFNAEVQQGYQATATWHQGKLYDPGSGCHCTWQYTIEPVYGWGDRQSTAGWLSFLEIFEPGWQVLMAHGWATGWIDWNGERYEFNRAPAYGEKNWGRSFPQKWFWFNCNSFDNEPNLALTAGGGRREVLAWMESVAMVGIHHEGRFYEFVPWNGTVAWEIAPWGFWKMQAWSGDLEVTLTGTTEEPGTPLRAPTREGLVFACRDTMKGQVHLQLKQRRQGQYQTILDATSSQCGLEVGGGPWNETWVVG; from the coding sequence ATGGTAGGGTCAAGCGTCAGTTCTGCACCAACGCCTCACAGTGGCTATCACTGGGATGGGGAAAGTCGCAAATTCTTTGAAGGCTGGTATTATCGCGTCACCCTTCCTGAGATTGGGGAAACCTTCGCCTTCATGTATTCCATTGAAGATCCCCTTGGCGGTGAATCCAACAGTGGCGGCGGGGCGCAAATCCTCGGCCCCCGTGATGAGTATCTCTGTCGGACATTTCCTGATGTCAACAAGTTCTGGGCCTGGAAAAAGGGACTCGGTTTAGGTCATTGGGGACAAACCTCCCTCACCAGTCCCCCCAAACTCATCGATCGCGATACCTTCAACGCCGAAGTCCAACAAGGCTATCAAGCCACCGCCACCTGGCATCAGGGGAAACTCTACGACCCCGGCAGCGGCTGTCACTGTACCTGGCAATATACCATTGAGCCGGTCTATGGTTGGGGCGATCGCCAATCCACGGCCGGCTGGCTATCGTTCCTGGAAATCTTTGAACCCGGTTGGCAAGTTCTCATGGCCCATGGTTGGGCCACCGGTTGGATTGACTGGAATGGAGAGCGTTATGAGTTTAACCGCGCCCCCGCCTATGGAGAAAAAAACTGGGGGCGTTCCTTCCCGCAAAAGTGGTTCTGGTTTAACTGCAACAGCTTCGACAACGAACCCAATTTAGCCCTCACCGCCGGGGGTGGCCGGCGAGAAGTCCTGGCCTGGATGGAATCGGTGGCCATGGTGGGAATCCATCACGAGGGGAGGTTTTACGAGTTTGTCCCCTGGAATGGAACCGTCGCCTGGGAGATTGCGCCCTGGGGGTTTTGGAAAATGCAGGCCTGGAGTGGAGATTTAGAGGTGACGCTGACGGGAACCACGGAAGAACCCGGAACACCGCTACGGGCCCCCACTCGTGAGGGGTTAGTCTTCGCCTGTCGCGACACCATGAAAGGTCAGGTTCATCTACAGCTTAAACAGCGTCGTCAGGGACAGTATCAGACAATTCTGGACGCGACGAGTTCTCAATGTGGTTTAGAAGTCGGCGGTGGCCCTTGGAATGAAACTTGGGTTGTCGGGTAA
- the metX gene encoding homoserine O-acetyltransferase gives MKYRHLISPETQVYQLPEPFALESGEVLMGVEVAYRCWGTLNQQGDNAVHICHALTGSADADEWWGPLFGEGRTFDGDRDFIVCSNVLGSCYGTTGPISINPATGKPYGRAFPAITVRDMVRLQWRLLQGLGVRKLKFVIGGSLGGMQVLEWGKLYPDYVDRIVSIAAAGRHSPWCIAMSEAQRQAIFADPNWCNGHYEEDAPPSTGLAAARMMAMISYRATVSFEERFGREVQDDGEFAITSYLRYQGQKLVQRFDANTYVALTEAMDRHDVSGGEGDYRAALGAIAQPTLVVAIDSDLLYPPRDQQELAQWMPNAELEWLSSPHGHDAFLINMVALNELVMAFLAQGT, from the coding sequence ATGAAATACCGCCATTTGATTTCCCCCGAGACCCAAGTTTATCAGCTACCCGAACCGTTTGCATTGGAGTCGGGAGAGGTGTTAATGGGAGTTGAAGTGGCTTATCGTTGTTGGGGAACACTCAATCAACAGGGCGATAATGCCGTTCATATTTGTCATGCGTTAACGGGAAGTGCGGATGCGGATGAATGGTGGGGGCCGCTGTTTGGCGAAGGGCGAACCTTTGACGGCGATCGCGATTTTATTGTCTGTAGTAATGTCCTGGGGAGTTGTTACGGAACGACGGGGCCAATTTCGATTAATCCGGCGACGGGGAAACCTTATGGGCGGGCGTTTCCGGCGATTACGGTTCGGGATATGGTGCGTTTACAATGGCGATTGTTGCAAGGGTTGGGGGTAAGGAAACTTAAGTTTGTGATTGGTGGTTCCTTGGGCGGAATGCAAGTTTTGGAATGGGGAAAACTCTATCCTGATTATGTCGATCGCATTGTGTCAATTGCAGCGGCGGGACGACATTCGCCCTGGTGTATTGCCATGAGTGAAGCCCAACGTCAGGCGATTTTTGCCGATCCCAATTGGTGTAATGGTCATTATGAAGAAGACGCTCCCCCTTCGACGGGATTGGCGGCGGCCCGGATGATGGCCATGATTTCCTATCGGGCTACAGTGAGTTTTGAAGAACGCTTTGGGCGAGAGGTTCAAGACGATGGGGAGTTTGCCATTACCAGTTATCTGCGCTATCAAGGACAGAAGTTAGTTCAACGTTTTGATGCCAATACCTATGTGGCGTTGACGGAGGCGATGGATCGTCATGATGTCTCCGGGGGAGAGGGGGATTATCGGGCGGCGTTGGGGGCGATCGCCCAGCCGACGTTGGTGGTGGCGATCGACTCGGATCTCCTCTATCCACCTCGGGATCAGCAAGAGTTGGCCCAATGGATGCCCAACGCCGAGTTAGAGTGGTTATCGTCTCCCCATGGCCATGATGCCTTTTTGATTAATATGGTGGCGTTGAATGAGTTGGTGATGGCGTTTTTGGCCCAGGGAACTTAA